From the genome of Sinanaerobacter sp. ZZT-01:
AAGAGTCACCGTTTTTTTGCACTTAGAAATACTTTTATTACCGTTTTTCAAAAGGAACTTGCTGTGAGATTACAAGTCGCGGCCAGTCGTAATAATTTGACATCATATTATCAAAGTGATAATATTTTCATAAACCGCCAGGAGGGAATGTTATGGAAAAAAAAGTTATGGAATGTCTTACACATCCAATAAAATGTAAATTGCTATTGGAACTATATTCGACCGGAAAAGCAACTGCTAAACAACTCGCAGAAACATATAACGATATACCACAGGCAACCTTGTATCGTTACTTGAAACGTATGACAAACGACGGAATTCTGAAAATCATCGAAGAAAATCAAGTAAGAGGTACAGTAGAAAAAACCTATGCAGTTGCTGTTGAATTAAACTCCAGCGGGCAGGAGCTAATAGGTGAAAACGCGGGGGATGCTTATATGCAAATGTTTATGCAGTATGTCTTTGGTTTTATGAAACAGTTTCAGGCGTATTGCAAGAGGACGGATATAGATATATTAAAAGATAAGTCGGGTTTTTCTCTTGCACCGATTTATGCAACGGATGAAGAATTAATATCAGCAATGGAGGAATACACGAAGATTATTGAGCCTCTATATAAGAATAGACCTGCGGCGGATAGAAAATCACGAACTTTAGGTCTGATTATTTCGCCACCAGAAAATTACAAAAAATAAATTTTTTATGCACCTTTTTTATTCGATTCAGCGGAGGTGCTTTTTCTTGACATTGCATTATCAATTTGATAATATAATCAATGTAATAATAAATTGTCAATGGTTCATTTCAAAAAATAAGTTATGAATCAATTCTTTGCTGATGGTAAAATAGCAAATTAAAAAAATATAAAACCGTAAGGAGGTTTGTTTAATGGATCTTTTATTGGATAATTTGCCAATCTTAATTCCGTTTATTGTTCTGCAAGTCGCTTTTGGATTGGTTGCGCTCATTCATGTGTTGAAACACCCGCATTACCGCTTTGGAAATAAAATAATGTGGGTATTCATCGTAATGCT
Proteins encoded in this window:
- a CDS encoding PLD nuclease N-terminal domain-containing protein, translated to MDLLLDNLPILIPFIVLQVAFGLVALIHVLKHPHYRFGNKIMWVFIVMLVNIFGPILYFVFGKEEDQ